The Peromyscus maniculatus bairdii isolate BWxNUB_F1_BW_parent chromosome 3, HU_Pman_BW_mat_3.1, whole genome shotgun sequence genome segment ataaataaataaataaataaataaataaataaataaataaatctctattcTTTCTAAACTGCCCAGTCTCCGGCATTCTATTATAGTAACACGAAACAGACtaaagccaggcaaggtggctgatgcctgcaatcccagcactcaggaagctgagtcaggaggactgctgtgagtttaaGGACTGTGTGGGcaacagagtaagaccctgtctcaaaagcaacaacaaaggaagaaaaacaggctGATTTACTCTTCTTGAACAAACAGTCTCGGCAAAGGGGTTGTGTTCTGCAGCGTTAGGGACTCTGGTCTCCATGGTTGTACTAGGTGAAAGGATTTGGGGGAGAGGACTGAAGTCATCGGCATTACCAAGCACACCCAGTTGACTGTCGGAACTAATAGAAAAAGCTGTGCCCTCAGCAGGTGTGATGGGCTCAGAGCCCCTGAAAGGAGCCTGTTATAACCTGCAAATGGCCCCAGCGGCCTGGGAATGGAACACAGGCAGCAGCAGACCTGGGCTGCACTCATGCTCTAGGTGattcaaacaggaaaagaagGCTGTACCAGCTTCGAAAGCCAAACAAACGAGCTGGTGCAGAGATTCTGCATGGCATACAAACGTCAAACTGCAGGCAAATATGGTCACCCCAGAATGAGTTGGAAAGATGGAAAAGTAAAAATGAGGATTCAGAAGAAGGAGAAATTCTTCCTGGGCAGGATAGAAGTagaattttcttttaaggaaGGTAGGAAGAATCAGGAAAATTAGCAATTGAGGTAGCTTTGAAAGGGTGAAGGACTTTGCACAGGAGGAAGTTAGAGCGACGATGGAGAACATTCTTCATGGAGTGAGAGGCATAAAGCCAGCAGGTAGCAATGGCTGAGGCCTTGGATAATGACTAACATTCAGTTTGCAGTTTCATAACACAGACCTCATGGTGTCTTTTTCATCCGAAAATGGTCTGGTTTGAGCTAGGCAcggtagtgcacacctataatttcAATGCATTGGAGGATGAAGCAAGAGggtctcaagttcaaagccagcctgcatTAAAAGGCAAGACCATGTatttgaagaagaagaggaggaggatgacgacagtgaagaaggagaaggaggaggaggaggaggaggaggaggaggaggaggagaagaaagaaagaaagaaagaaagaaagaaagaaagaaagaaagaaagaaagaaagaaagaaagaaagaaaggaagaaagaaggtggtaaaggcaaaaacaaaaatgtgtgatTGAATATCACTGTCCAAGTCTGGAGTAGGGGTAAAGTAGAATTAAATCACCTGGTTAGGAAGGTAAGACAACAGGGCAGGGTAGAGTAATGGAGGCTTGAGGTAAAGTTTCAGATGCCCAAGCAGGTCCTGTGTGACTTGTCAGTGGATGGGACATGAAGGACAAGGACAGAGCGGAACAAAGATGACTGGGGGACTCAAGCCTGAGTGTCCTCGAGGTCAGAGATGCCATCAGGAAAGGAGTTAGACGCACGGGCCCCTTTGGGTATGGGTTGTTTAAAGTCAATCATTTCAGCATTGGCTCATCTAGGTTGAGGCTACAGCAAATAGGTATAAAGTCAAGAGCCACAGAGGGGACAAAGGTAAAGAAAAAGATGGCCCCATCCACCGGGGCTAATGTCGCCTGGGAAGGCTCTCCTCTCCAAGAGATACATTTTGCAAAGTCTGAATCATTTAATCCTGCCCATCCTGATGATTTCAGGTCCTagaaaggttgaggcaggaggatcacaaattcaaggcctgcctgagctacagaacaagttcaCAGACATCCTTGTCAACTTAATAAGAGcttatgtctcaaaataaaatgtgaaaatagaGCCAGGGATCTAGCTCAGTGACCGAGCGCTCGTCTGTTATGCACACAGCCCTAGTACCAACAAAAAGTGAGGGGTGGTGCAACTTGCATTGAAGCACTGACCGAATGGTTGCATAAATCTGACTTTAAATGATCAGAAATCCAAACACTGGAAACGGGAAGCTGGGAAAGCCacacagacaaagagaaggaTGTGTCTCAGAGGACTGGTGTGATAGGCATCTTGGTCTCTGCTATgagttggacacacacacacctcccaatTTCTTCCTATGACTTCAGGGAGGTGAGGTGGACTGGCCACATAGTAGCCCATAGGAAAATAAGGGCTGGGGCGTATTAGCTTGAGTCGGAAAGGTGCTTGCCCAGCACATATAGCAGCCAGGGCTTGATCCCCTACGTTATGTAAGCTGATGTGGTGGCGTGTGCCTGCAACCATAGTACTTGAGACATAAAAGAAGGACAgagggttcaaggccatcctcagttatatagtgactttgaggccagcatggactacatgaTACCCTAGAGAGAGACACAAAGGCAAGAAAGGGAgaaatctcattaaaaaaaaaaaagtcagagccgggcggtgatggcgcaagcctttaatcccagcactcgggaggcagagccaggcggatcactgtgagttcgaggccagcctgggctaccaagtgagctccaggaaaggcacaaaactacgcagagaaaccctgtctcgaaaaacaaaaaacaaaaacaaacaaacaaacaaaaaaaaaaagtcaaggctCTTCCCTCTTCTGAAAAGACCAAAATCAGTTTCCAAGTCCTTAGCAAGCCTCTAGTCTAGGCTTGAATGAGGTAGCAAAGACGTTGACACAGCCCTTCTGGGATGCCCCTGACAGAGGTCCACCCTTGGCCAAAGCACAGTTCTCTCCTCTGTGTAGCTCCTAAGTACACAGAAATAGTGAGGCAGCTTCTTGGTTCCTGAGGGATGAAAGGGCCTTAAGAACTCTGACTAGACGagcggagaggtggctcagagattaagagcattagctgctcttccagaggccccagatTCGattcacagcaaccacatggcaccTCAATACAGGTTGTAACTCCAACCCTAGGGGATCTatccatgccttcttctggtctctgccagcactgcacaaatgtggtatgcagacatacgtgcaggcaaaacacccatatacataaaaataaatgatattttccAGAAGAAATTCTGACTAGTACATAGTGGGGTTCATACAGCTCTGATCCATGTTCACAAGACGCTCAATAATCTGTGACCTTCAGCTCCACAGTGTAACCTCATAACAGGCCAGCACCCCCTTCCACGAGTCTGACTGGAGCTTGGTAATTGTGCCCAGTTACTTTAGGTCTCAGGGCCTCTCTCCCAAGATATCTGAAGTCAGATGCTTCAGGGAAtttatggggaaactgaggcagagaagggagaacGCATGAAATCTGACTCCTGGATTATGTGGTCCACCCACTAGATGGCAGTATCTCCTAAAACTGCCCTACAGACCATAACTGGGGTGAAATCACCTACAGAGCAGGAACTCTGGCAAGCATTTGCTCTGGATTGTAGCATTTAGTTCACAACAGTTCCACTGGGCAGGTTCTATCATCCCTCgagctgtgttttaaaatatccGATAAATGCTTAAACCTTGAAATCCACAATTTTTTCTGCTAAAGAATTCAAAAATCATCCCATTAGAATGCAAAGTTCATCAGGCTTTCCCTGTAAAAGACAatcatctctctcttttgagagTCCCCATCCCAGCTACTCACCTGCCAGCACGCTATAAAAGCAGCCATGAACAGTAGGCAAACAGGCAGGCCTGCACGCCACTGAAACTTTCCAGAGTAGACAGCAGGCCAGATTTGGCCTGGGACCATTCACGGCCTGGGTTCATCAGATTCATTTTGCAAGAACTTGGTGAAGTAAGATTAAAATAGGCAAAACCAAGCAGCGCTCACCATTTGCCCAAGGTCATCCAAACAATTAGTATGGAGTCAGAATTAATGCCAGGCCCCCCAGTTTCCCATCCTCTCTGTCCCACTTTATCTATCAGCATAGAGAAGACCAGAACCCCCAAATCCTGGCAACTCAGTTTCGCAGAGAGGAACAGATTGGGAAACCTGATTCTGGTCCAAGCTCTTTTACCAACATGACCTTCAACAGGTCAGCTGTCCTCTCTCGGTGCTCAGGGAGGGACGTGAAATGAGAAAGGTTTGGCTAGCTCTAGTGATGTCCTAAGACAAAGAGTGACACTGGCCCCTGCTCCGTGACCTGACCTCCCACCCGACACTCACTTGACAGCGGTGGTGAGGCGCAGGGGCCTGACGCCGGGTGTGGCAAAGCGCAGAGTGTTCATGTAAGCCACATGCTGCAGGGCATGGTTGAAGGTCTCCACATCATCCCCCTCCAGGGTGAGCAGGGACTGCGAGGGGTTCACGTGGACCTGGGTCCCAGACACAGACATAGCTCAGAGCAacaccaggaggcaggagaggaaaggTGCAGAAGTGTAGAGGggccaaggggaggggcaggggcatgCCGGGAAAGAGAGGGAGTGGAAGGGGCTATACCTTCATGCCTTTGCCCAGGCTCTCGAAATCCCTATAGTCCAGCCCCTCCCGACATGCATAGAGGCACTCGATGACCTCACGGCTCTCCAGGCGACCTGAGCGCACGCTGAAACCAGCCAGGTAGCCATGGAAGTAGTGGTGGATCAGCAAGGGGTCTCCTAGGGCGGGAACACAGGGGCAGGCCAGGTggtgagaggagaaaagaggagcgGAGGAAAGGTGGGACCGAGGGTGGGGCCGATGGAAACGGGAAAGGGAGAACAAGAGAGAACTCGAGAGAGAAAACGAAAATGCGGGAATAAAAGAGATGAGAGGTGAGAAAAAATGGGGCTAGGGGTGGGATAGAGAAGACCGATGTGCCAAAAGGCAGGATAGAATTTtttcctagcatgtgtgaggctcggGGTTCCACCCCTAGCAAcacacatagaaaagaaaaatgagaaggagaggagggaaaacacaataaggaggaaggggaggaggaggagtggacacAAAAAGTttctgaggagagagaaagggaaaaccacAGTCAAGAAGAGGAACATTGGAAACCACCAGGAAATGAGGAGACTGTGAGAGAGTCAGTCTGTCCAGGAACATGCAGGGAGACCAGGATGAATGTGTATGATCTTCACAGATGCCTAGACTGTCCCCTCCTGCTACCTGTTTTCTGCCACGGGGAAAGTCAGCAAGAGAAACATTACTGCATTCCGtgagcaggggaaaaaaaaaatctccccagaATCCGACCAAGCTATGCCCAAGGACACCTGCTTGGTATGGTCCAGAGACTCTGTACCATGGCGGCATGTCTGTGAAGCAGACACTGGAGAGGCTGGCTCGGGACAGACAGCTGAGATTAGAACTCTGGTCTCCAGTTCTTATACGCGGTGTACCTGGGCTTGTGTCTGTATTGTtgtctcctttttccttctctttgttcttctcttCTGGGAACCAAGGGGGAAAGAGTGGCAGTGAGCAGAGGGCTGTGACAAGAAGTTCTGCAATTCCCCTAAATCCTCCCACGCCTTGTAGGATTTACAGGCTCTCAGCAGAGTCCCAACCCCTCTTGTGCCATGCCCTAATCTTGCAGACCTCTGTTACAGATGACTCTGttgctgaggagacaggaaggctCTGGTAAGATAAGTCCACAAACAGAAAACTAACAGTCCTCTGAAAGATTCCTGTCCTCCTGCAAGGGAGAGGCTGTGGACACCATCATCTCTTTGAAGGAACAAAGTGAGACCTGGCTGGAGTTATAGTGTAGATTTGTGGATGGAAATTCCACCAAGTTTAAGGTACTGATCCACACAATAGGGGTGGGGGGCGGTAGTATCGGAAGCACAGGTCTCCTCCAGCAGAGATTATTGGGAGTCATCACCCTGCCCAGCTGTACAGAGATGCAGGAGGTAGCCTCTGCAGAGGGACAGGCCAGCCTCGCTCCTCACCTGACCACCTCCCCTCAGCCCTAAGCCACTGAGTGTTTACTGAGAAGATCAGGGGACCCACCAGTCCAGCAGGCCCCAATCATGAGTGCAGGTTCCCTCCTGGGTGGGTGGATGAGACCGTTGTCATGGATGAGAGCAGGGTCGAAGGAGATGCCATCGGTGTAGAGTGTGACTGTGGGGAACTCGAGGTTCAGGGCATAGTGGTGCCATTCGTCATCACATACCTGGGGGTGCAAAGTGAGGGCCAGAGCCTCTCAATTACTTGCTCTCCAAGGAACTAGCCCCAACCCTGCTCCATGTCCCGGAGACAGGACAGTCCTATACATCCCCAGTTCTACCAGCACGGCTGCCCACCCAGCTCAAGGAATAGCATCCTTGTCCAAAATCTGCAAGGCAGGCAACCTCCTATAGAAAACTCCACGAGTTAGGGGAGCCTTTAACCCTACAAACAGAGCTAGGCACAGGAGTACCTGCCTAAAGTCCAGCAACTCAggaggatgagacaggaggattactcgAGTCCAGGAGTCTGAAAGTCAGCTTGGCAATACAAcaagctcttgtctcaaaaaataaaataacaacaaccaaaaaacaaaacaaaacaaaaaacaaacaaacaaaaaaaaacactatgcTGTAAATGAATTTCTCCAAAGATGTTTATGAATGAATAGATGGAAGACATTGTGATTTCCAGGGTGGCTTCTAACCCAACAGGAACCTCTGGGACATTACTGTTTCACTCTGCCATGTCTCCTGGAGTCATCAAGATGGGAGAGGAAGGCGTGGGAGTCTCTTCCTTCCCTACTTCCCAGTGTTGAGATCCCGCAAGGCTCAGGCACAGGCGCTCTCCCTTACCTGCTCTACATCCTCTTCCTAGGAGTATCCTAGTCTGTTCACACGACTGTTCATCAGTCCACATTTACACTGGTAACACCGCCATGCCCACCTCCAGCCCAGAGCTCTCCCCAAATTCTGGGCTTTCCACTCAGATGTCTCCTGGCCACCTCAAACTTAACACGCATAAGATGGAAGCCAATATGCTTCCCAGCTCCCCTCACATCCCATCCTCCACACCCAGACCACCAGCAGGTGCTTTCATCTCAGGACCAAACAAAACTAACAGCTGTGGGTTTCTATGTAGGACTCTCCATCTCTATGGTCCCATATCCGTGAGTCCCCAGGCCCTTTTGACTttacctcctctttccttcttctttgaaCTGGAGACAGAACCTAGGGCTTTGAGCTTCTGAGGCAAGAAGCACTCTACCTCTAAGAATATCCCTGGTCCAGTCTTTTTCCAactttttatttctgctttggaTGGTTGGTTTgcggcttgtttgtttgtttgttgtttgaggcagggtctctctatgtagccctggctggcctggaactcactttttagacctagatgtcctcaaactcactgagacccacctgcctctgcctctggaatgttgggattaatggtgtgagcCAAGAGCCATCATACCTGacggtttggggtttttttgagtCAAAGTCTCATGTTGCCTGGGCTAACCTCAACCTCATcaggaccttgaacttctgacttccCCGGTATGCACCGTGATACCTGGTCTTATGTGGTGCTGCAGAATTAGCCTAGAACTGTTCCCTGCTCCCTCGTATCCCATCCTCCACACCCAAACCACCAACAGACGATTTCCTCCCAGGGCCAAACTAAcagctgtgggtttctgtgtagGATTCTCATCTCTAGACTGCCATCAGTAGGCAGGCACTCAgccaactgagctatacccaAAACgaacagtggtggtggtggtggtggtggtggtggtggtggtggtggtggtgatggtgatgatgatggtgatgataatgatacttaaaaaacaaagtctcactaaattgccaGGAGAgtcttgaactttcaatcctcctgcctcaacctctgagGGATCACTGGCCTGTGCCACGAGGCCTGGCTTGCTTGCATTCCTCTACCCCATGAGTACAGCCCTCCCACAGCTACCCAAGTGACCATCTTCAATTATAACTCTGACCAAGTCACAGTCCTGCCTTAGGCCTCCAGACAAAGGCTCCCAGAAGCCACTGTCCGTTCTCCAAGCACCCCTCAGCCCTTCCCGGTTGTCTGCTGTGCCTCGGCCCCACTCATCTCTTCCTTGCCTCGGAGATTTTCCATCTGCTGCTCctatttagatattttttaactCCACCTCCTCTAGAAGCTAGGTTAGGGGTCAAGGATTGGCTTGACACACAGTGGTCCTGGGCTCGATCCCCAGCTCTGCCAaaaagaggagatggggagagaaacagaaggcaagggaggaaaaaagaaaaagatgacagCTTACCTACCCAACTAAAATATAAGCTAAATGAAATTGAGTATTTTGATTGACATTATTAAACTCCATTGTACCCTGGAATCTATCTGTTGAAAAGGCAAGCACTTAATTTGTGTTTAAtagatgttttaaataaatgaggataaagaaaagtttaaagagaaGGGcggactagggatgtagctcagtgatggagcactACCCTAGCACATGTAAGGCCCTGTATTCAGTCCCcagtaacacatacacacacacacctacacacacacacctacacacatacacctacacacacgtacacacatatacacacacacacacctacacacatacacttacacacacgttcacacatacacacacacacataaatacacacatacacctacacacacacacacacacacacacactctagccTGGCATGGTgaacaggcctataatcccagctccttGGGAGGCTAGGACAAaatgatcacaagttcaaggatagccttggctacacagtgagttaaaaGCCAACatgggcaacttagtgaaaccttgtctcaaaataaaaagtaaaaagtgggctgagggccgggcggtggtggcgcacgcctttaatcccagcactcgggaggcagagccaggcggatctctgtgagttcgaggccagcctgggctaccaagtgagttccaggaaaggcacaaagctacacagagaaaccctgcctcgaaaaaccaaaaaaaaaaaaaaaaaaaaaaaaaaaaaaaaaaaaaaaaagtgggctgaggacacagctcagcGGCAGAGTgaggccctaaattcaatcctcagcatcccaaggaaaggaaagaaaggaaggggaagagggggtAGGTAACAACATGGGAAAAGATCCAGAAGCAGCAAATGCAAATCTCTATAAACGTGCTACAAACAGCCAAAGCTTTTGTAAACAGACCTCGCATGTCAGGTTTGTGTTTCCCAgacctttccttctcttctgtctcctgtgCCTTTTTCCATTTATCAATTGCTCTTATGGGGTGTTTAGGAAAGGCAGACAATGGAAACCCAAATCAGCTCTCACTGGCCCTTGTAGTCAACTTGGGGAAGGAATAGACAGGAAACGGTGGCACAAACCCatggtcccagcacccaggaggtagaggcaggagggctggaagttcaaggccagcctgaactataaaaaccatctcaaaaaccaGACTGCAACTCCGAAGTGTTGACTTAAGAGAGACTCTTAGTTCTTTCGTGCATTTTTATCTATCCTTCATAAGCATGGACAAAATAGAGAAGATTAATGCATATAGTGTTTTTAAGTCTGTAAAGGTCTATTGTATAATTTGATCATACAGCAACCTCAGGATGTAGAATTATTTTTAGCCTTGTGAAAAGGCTAAAGTTGAGCTTGGCGTGattgtacacacctgtaatccaggtACTTGAgcagtggaagcaggaagatcagcagttcaaggtcatcctctgctattTAGCAAATTCAagatcaacctggtctacaaagagaccctgtctcaaataataataataataataataataataataataataataataataaaatgaaaagttacatattttaaaaatattagccagacgatggtggtgtatgcctttaatcccagccctcaagaggcagaggcaggcggatctctgtgactttgaggccagcctggtctacagagctagttctaggacagccaaggctacacaaagaaaccttgtcttgaaaaaaaaaaaaaattaactagtaCTGAAAACCAGCAGGCTTCCAAATCAACACTGAACTGTAAGCTCTGAACTTGACCCCAACATCTCTCAGTTTCCTGGTTACAGCTAAGAATCAAGGACACATACTGTTATATaggtattatatataatattattatatataatcatatgtTATTATATAGGTATTATAtgtaagaagaaaatgaaataaaacaaggaCCAAGATGGATGGCCAGGTTTAGTAGAGAGTTGCCCCTATTTCCCTTCAATCTACAAATGCTTCTCTAGGCAGCAAGCCTTGAGAGGACCAGACAACCTGGGGTAGATTAATCAGGGACTGAGGTTGGAGGAAGGCCAATGAAAACAACAACCCCAGAAGCTTGGAAACCCCTTCCCTCAAAGTTAGTTCCGCCCACCCAGCCCTCTCAGAGGCAGGCCCCTGTCCCACCTGCTCCAGCTTCCAGAGAAACTTGACGGGACGTGCACTCTCCAGCAGTGGCCAGTAGAGGAAGGCGATTCTGCAGCCGTGGACCGTCAGTGAGTAGTGAGAGAAGCCGTCCTCTGGGGGATAGGAAAGGGACAGGAGTCAAACACAGGCCGGAGACAAGAAAAGGTTCAAAGTGACAGCTGAGTCTGTGCTCTCATTTCCTCACTGCCATTGAGAGGGGCATGTGGAGAGAGGCAATCAGCGCCTAGAGAAATGGGTCAGCCATTACCACTGCTGGGGCCTTTGGGGGTGAAAAGACAGGACAGGGATGCAGGGAGACTAACTTGGCAACTGCCAGCAGGAAGGACAATGTTGTCTGGGAGTCAGTCCCGCTGCATCCAGAGCAGGAACATCTCAAAATATCATCTCAGCAAGTCACAGAATTACAGCGGTGGCAAATCCAGCCCACGATGGCGTTTGCCATAGTCATAGCTACCAGGCAAGGTAAGGTAGGAGGACCTCTTAAGCCCATGAGTTCGGGGTCAGCCTAGGCAACATGGCAAGACTCCATCTCTTTTTCTTAAGGTGGTGTGGGGAGTAGTGGGAACTTCCTGAAATCTCAGTGCTCAGAAGGCTGATGCAGGACTGTTCAAGCtaagggccaacctgggctacatagcaaaactaaaaagaaagacagaaagacagaaagacagacagacagaaagaaagaaagaaagaaagaaagaaagaaagaaagaaagaaagaaagaaagaaagaaagaaagaaagaaagaaagaaagaaagaaagaaacccatcaACTTACAAATTAAAAGAGGGAAAGAGACCTGTCAACACTCTGCACTGGGTAGTGACAGGTGACAGACGTGGGACAAAGAGCCAGTGTCCCACCTCAGGTTAGGGCCCCACGGAAGACTCACCATTCTGGACTGTGTTACACACAAtggtctcctcctccttcttccccttgctGGGAGTCACGCCATGCTTCATCCAGAAGGACAGGGTGAAGTGGTCACTGAGGCCATCCTGCGGCCCAGAGCCCAGCCCAGCCGGGCCACCCAGGGGAACCTGTACAGCTTGGGTGCCGTTGAACCAGTAGATGAGGCTGCTGTCCTGGCTGTAGTGCACGGAGAGCCCCGCCGTCCAGTTGGCATTGGGGCCGGGCATGGGCAACAGGTCTACCTCCCCAGTGGCAGCACCTGCAGAGGCCCCAGGAGGCACACGTGTCAGAGCCGAGAAGCAGCGGATGAGGAaatgggaaggaagcaggaaaggggaACTGGCAACCATTCACCACCTCCTGCAGCCTTTCAAAGACAAGAGAAGGATAGCTCTCTTTCTTCTAGAAATGTCTCTCACTAACTCAGCCCATTCACCAACTCTCCATTGCTCCCAAACATTGTTCTGTGGTGCCTCTAGTGGCGGGTCCAGCGGTTCATCGCCTGCCCTTTGGGCCACCAAAGCCACCCACAGGCCTCAACTCTCATGGAGATATAAACACCTGTGACGGCCCAAGGAGTCAACTTTCagaaaagggacagagaaggTGAGGGATGGCTGGGAAGGGAtggtcctgggggagggggacacacGCACCACAGAGCTTCCGAAGAGCCCTCTCCGAGTAGTTGTCTCGGTCGCAGCCCTTGGCCACATGGCTGGTCTGCAGCTCTATGGTGGCTTGAATGTTCCACAGTGGTTCATCACAGGTCTCCAGGCGGATGCCCGGGAACAAAGCCAAGCTCCCGGCTCCCGGGGCATACTCAATCCTTTTGTTCCAGCCTGTACAGGTAAGACAAGAGAAAAGGCAGATGGTAAGGCAGTCCCCTCCTGCCGGGTGCACTGACCGCCTGCAGCTCCTAGGAAAATCGCCTGCCCGGAAATGTGCTTCCAGCACCTACCCTACCTTCCGTGGTCATCAGACGGGGTAagagaaaaatgtgaaaacagCGGACACGACGGGATTCACAAGCAGGAACCCGCCGAGCGCCTCACCTTGCCAGCTGGGCTTGCAAGTGGGCTTCACCTGGATCTCCACCTCCGCATCGTCTGCTGCCCGCTTCTTCCCACAGTCGTACGCTGTCACCGTGAACTTGTAGAGCTTCTCACCACTGTACTGCAGCTTCTCTGTGTTCTCGATGTTGCCTGGGGTGGGAAACGGGAGGGCAGAGAGACAGGTCAGGTGCGCTAGAGGAAGCCCAGGGAGGCACAGGAAGTAAGTAAGCATCGGCGGGAGCATTTATCAGCAGAATGTGGGAAGGAGGTATCCGGGAAGAAAAGGGCCCCCCCGCAGGGACAAAGAGGGAAATGAGGGTCTGTGGGGAGGGGCAATGCCCTGGGTCAGTCATCCAGAGAGCAGAGGGTGCTGGGCAGCGAGAGACAGAAGGCTCACCGTCATTGTCGATGAGGAAAGGGGTGTTGGGTGTAAGGATCTCGTAGTAGCAGATCTGGCTGTACTGAGGGGAGCAGTCCCCATCAATGGCTTCCACGCGTAAGATGCGATCGTACAGCTTCCCCTCTGTCACCGCAGCACGGTACAGGCGCTCCACAAACACTGGGGCAAACTCGTTCACATCGTTGACCCGGACATGCACGGTCGCCCTGCGTCCACAGGAACAGAAAGGACACGGAAGCATTAGGCAGCTGCAAGCACCAAGCAAAATGCAATCAGGAATCCAGATGGGGACCgagaggaggagggagccagTCTGCCCTTGAGACTGCTCATCCCACTCCGCAGGGCACTAGGCTGTGCTCGACTCATAACGGACATAAAACCATACAAGGGAGAGGGCCCAAGGAAAGGGCCAGTGACTGGGAAAGAAGGAGCAAGC includes the following:
- the Clstn3 gene encoding calsyntenin-3 isoform X1; its protein translation is MTLLLLSVLMASLLQLSSGNKANKHKPWIEAEYQGIVMENDNTVLLNPPLFALDKDAPLRYAGEICGFRLHGSGVPFEAVILDKATGEGLIRAKEPVDCEAQKEHTFTIQAYDCGEGPDGTNTKKSHKATVHVRVNDVNEFAPVFVERLYRAAVTEGKLYDRILRVEAIDGDCSPQYSQICYYEILTPNTPFLIDNDGNIENTEKLQYSGEKLYKFTVTAYDCGKKRAADDAEVEIQVKPTCKPSWQGWNKRIEYAPGAGSLALFPGIRLETCDEPLWNIQATIELQTSHVAKGCDRDNYSERALRKLCGAATGEVDLLPMPGPNANWTAGLSVHYSQDSSLIYWFNGTQAVQVPLGGPAGLGSGPQDGLSDHFTLSFWMKHGVTPSKGKKEEETIVCNTVQNEDGFSHYSLTVHGCRIAFLYWPLLESARPVKFLWKLEQVCDDEWHHYALNLEFPTVTLYTDGISFDPALIHDNGLIHPPRREPALMIGACWTEEKNKEKEKGDNNTDTSPGDPLLIHHYFHGYLAGFSVRSGRLESREVIECLYACREGLDYRDFESLGKGMKVHVNPSQSLLTLEGDDVETFNHALQHVAYMNTLRFATPGVRPLRLTTAVKCFSEESCVSIPEVEGYVVVLQPDAPQILLSGTAHFARPAVDFEGPEGVPLFPDLQITCSISHQVEAKADESWQGTVTDTRMSDEIVHNLDGCEISLVGDDLDPERESLLLDMASLQQRGLELTNTSAYLTIAGVETITVYEEILRHARYQLRHGAALYARKFRLSCSEMNGRYSSNEFMVEVNVLHSMNRVAHPSHVLSSQQFLHRGHQPPPEMAGHSLASSHRNSMVPSAATLIIVVCVGFLVLMVILGLVRIHSLHRRVSGTGGPSGPSTDPKDPDLFWDDSALTIIVNPMESYQNQQAGVAGVAGGQQEEEDSSDSEAADSPSSDERRIIESPPHRY
- the Clstn3 gene encoding calsyntenin-3 isoform X2: MTLLLLSVLMASLLQLSSGNKANKHKPWIEAEYQGIVMENDNTVLLNPPLFALDKDAPLRYAGEICGFRLHGSGVPFEAVILDKATGEGLIRAKEPVDCEAQKEHTFTIQAYDCGEGPDGTNTKKSHKATVHVRVNDVNEFAPVFVERLYRAAVTEGKLYDRILRVEAIDGDCSPQYSQICYYEILTPNTPFLIDNDGNIENTEKLQYSGEKLYKFTVTAYDCGKKRAADDAEVEIQVKPTCKPSWQGWNKRIEYAPGAGSLALFPGIRLETCDEPLWNIQATIELQTSHVAKGCDRDNYSERALRKLCGAATGEVDLLPMPGPNANWTAGLSVHYSQDSSLIYWFNGTQAVQVPLGGPAGLGSGPQDGLSDHFTLSFWMKHGVTPSKGKKEEETIVCNTVQNEDGFSHYSLTVHGCRIAFLYWPLLESARPVKFLWKLEQVCDDEWHHYALNLEFPTVTLYTDGISFDPALIHDNGLIHPPRREPALMIGACWTEKNKEKEKGDNNTDTSPGDPLLIHHYFHGYLAGFSVRSGRLESREVIECLYACREGLDYRDFESLGKGMKVHVNPSQSLLTLEGDDVETFNHALQHVAYMNTLRFATPGVRPLRLTTAVKCFSEESCVSIPEVEGYVVVLQPDAPQILLSGTAHFARPAVDFEGPEGVPLFPDLQITCSISHQVEAKADESWQGTVTDTRMSDEIVHNLDGCEISLVGDDLDPERESLLLDMASLQQRGLELTNTSAYLTIAGVETITVYEEILRHARYQLRHGAALYARKFRLSCSEMNGRYSSNEFMVEVNVLHSMNRVAHPSHVLSSQQFLHRGHQPPPEMAGHSLASSHRNSMVPSAATLIIVVCVGFLVLMVILGLVRIHSLHRRVSGTGGPSGPSTDPKDPDLFWDDSALTIIVNPMESYQNQQAGVAGVAGGQQEEEDSSDSEAADSPSSDERRIIESPPHRY